One region of Aurantimonas sp. HBX-1 genomic DNA includes:
- the xth gene encoding exodeoxyribonuclease III, translated as MRIATFNVNGVNGRLAVLLRWLEETTPDVVCLQELKAPDGKFPAAALEKAGYGAIWHGQRSWNGVAILARGAEPLETRRGLPGEDEDEQSRYIEAAVRGVLIGCLYLPNGNPAPGPKFDYKLRWFRRLADHAAMLMETGAPVVLAGDYNVMPTELDVYKPERWTDDALFRPEVRAAYAEFLGRGWLDAIRALHPDAVIYTFWDYLRNAYGRNAGLRLDHFLLSPAVAPRLAAAGVDREVRGWEKASDHAPAWIELAEAPLKRRRRPAKES; from the coding sequence ATGCGGATCGCGACCTTCAACGTCAACGGCGTCAACGGGCGGCTGGCGGTGCTGTTGCGCTGGCTGGAGGAGACGACGCCGGACGTCGTCTGCCTGCAGGAGCTGAAGGCGCCGGACGGCAAGTTTCCGGCCGCCGCCCTGGAGAAGGCCGGCTACGGCGCGATCTGGCACGGACAGCGCAGCTGGAACGGCGTCGCGATCCTCGCGCGCGGCGCCGAGCCGCTGGAGACGCGGCGCGGCCTGCCCGGCGAGGACGAGGACGAGCAGAGCCGCTACATCGAGGCGGCGGTGCGGGGCGTCCTCATCGGCTGCCTTTACCTGCCCAACGGCAACCCGGCGCCGGGCCCGAAATTCGACTACAAGCTGCGCTGGTTCCGGCGCCTCGCCGACCACGCGGCGATGCTGATGGAGACCGGGGCGCCGGTGGTGCTGGCCGGCGACTACAACGTGATGCCGACCGAGCTCGACGTCTACAAGCCCGAGAGATGGACCGACGACGCGCTGTTCCGGCCGGAAGTGCGGGCCGCCTATGCCGAGTTCCTGGGGCGGGGCTGGCTGGACGCCATCCGCGCGCTGCACCCCGACGCGGTGATCTACACGTTCTGGGACTATCTGCGGAACGCCTATGGCCGCAATGCCGGCCTGCGGCTCGACCATTTCCTTCTCAGCCCGGCGGTCGCGCCACGGCTCGCCGCCGCCGGGGTCGACAGGGAGGTGCGCGGCTGGGAAAAGGCGAGCGATCACGCGCCGGCCTGGATCGAACTCGCCGAGGCGCCGTTGAAGCGGCGGCGGCGCCCGGCAAAGGAGAGCTGA